In Carya illinoinensis cultivar Pawnee chromosome 6, C.illinoinensisPawnee_v1, whole genome shotgun sequence, a single genomic region encodes these proteins:
- the LOC122312457 gene encoding phytosulfokine receptor 1-like, with protein MCFRRFFLSFFLLAFRFEVSISSSSSLACNSNDLKALTGLSNCLGSVVVGWNSVVSPDCCNWTGVTCDSSTGSGRRVVGLELVSRKLTGKICESLADLDQLRFLNLSDNLLSGSLPDDLFRLQNLEIIDISSNEFVGPINGGMCASSSSIRVLNFSDNHFTGGIPKDLANCTSLHHLSFHGNYLSGSLPDGVFQLQNLCELHIQDNSFSGPLKNGVANLSNLEKLDISSNLFSGILPDAFGSLTRLEQFSASSNKFMGRLPISVVNSPSLQMLILNNNSLSGPINLNCSAMKNLVFLNLGSNLFHGPIPDGLSFCRRLAALNLAHNNLHGKLPNNFKNLDALAYLSLSNNSLENISSALEILQHCKNLSTLLLTLNFYDEEVADSWNLQFQNLRGLVLAKCNLRGSIPQWLRSCTKLQLLDLSWNRLGGSIPSWFGKFESLFYLDLSDNSLNGEIPMILTQLKSLRSGNISLEEEPFSRAFQLYYYTRGQGGQRLGYKQISSFRPTLDLSNNMLEGPICPCFGDLKELHVLMLKENNLSGTIPGSLSTMRNLEILDLSHNKLSGEIPHSLLKLSFLSNFDISYNQLCGEVPKGGQFDTFPDRSFDENNGLCRVGCTCESEQTPIHSSREKEMTIFGWQFGVGAASGFVLTVICCYMSGWMLPRPRKRKKAAEFSSID; from the coding sequence ATGTGCTTCCGACGTTTCTTTCTGTCCTtctttttattggccttccgtTTCGAGGTTTCGATCTCAAGCTCTAGTAGCCTGGCATGCAATTCAAATGACCTTAAAGCATTGACTGGTTTATCCAATTGCTTAGGATCGGTGGTTGTTGGGTGGAACAGCGTGGTCTCTCCTGATTGCTGCAATTGGACTGGTGTCACTTGTGATAGTTCCACTGGTTCTGGCAGAAGGGTAGTTGGCTTGGAACTTGTTAGCAGAAAACTCACGGGGAAGATCTGTGAATCCTTGGCAGACCTTGATCAGTTGAGATTTCTAAACCTCTCTGATAATCTTCTAAGCGGTTCACTTCCTGATGATTTGTTTAGACTGCAAAACTTAGAGATCATAGACATAAGCTCTAATGAATTTGTTGGTCCTATCAACGGAGGCATGtgtgcatcatcttcttctattCGAGTGCTTAACTTCTCTGACAACCATTTTACTGGGGGAATTCCAAAAGATTTGGCAAATTGTACCTCTCTTCATCATCTCTCCTTTCATGGGAATTATTTATCAGGAAGTTTGCCTGATGGTGTCTTCCAGCTGCAGAATCTTTGTGAACTGCATATTCAGGATAATAGTTTCTCCGGGCCGCTGAAGAATGGAGTTGCTAACCTTTCCAACCTTGAGAAACTGGATATTTCCTCTAATTTGTTTTCTGGAATTCTTCCAGATGCTTTTGGGAGCCTTACAAGACTTGAGCAGTTCTCAGCCTCCTCAAATAAATTCATGGGTCGTTTGCCTATTTCTGTTGTGAACTCGCCGTCACTTCAAATGCTCATCTTGAACAACAACTCTCTAAGTGGTCCAATCAATCTCAATTGTTCTGCAATGAAAAATCTGGTCTTCCTCAATCTTGGTTCTAATCTGTTCCACGGTCCAATTCCTGATGGTCTATCCTTCTGCCGTAGATTGGCTGCTCTTAATCTTGCCCATAACAACCTACATGGTAAACTTCCCAATAATTTCAAGAATCTTGACGCTCTagcatatctctctctctcaaacaacAGTCTTGAAAATATATCCTCAGCTCTTGAGATTCTGCAACACTGCAAGAACCTAAGTACGCTGCTCCTTACGTTGAACTTTTATGACGAAGAAGTGGCTGATAGTTGGAATCTACAATTCCAGAACCTCAGGGGTCTAGTTCTTGCCAAATGTAATCTTAGAGGTTCAATCCCACAATGGTTGAGAAGTTGCACTAAGTTGCAGCTCTTGGATTTATCGTGGAATCGTTTGGGTGGAAGCATTCCATCCTGGTTTGGAAAGTTTGAGTCCCTGTTTTACTTGGATTTGTCAGATAACTCTCTCAATGGGGAGATACCAATGATCTTGACACAATTAAAGAGCCTCAGAAGCGGGAACATCTCATTAGAAGAAGAGCCTTTCTCAAGAGCCTTTCAGCTTTACTACTACACTCGTGGACAAGGTGGGCAAAGGTTGGGCTATAAGCAGATTTCTAGCTTTCGACCAACTTTAGACCTAAGCAACAACATGCTCGAGGGACCAATCTGCCCATGTTTTGGAGATCTGAAGGAGTTGCATGTTTTGATGCTGAAAGAGAATAATCTATCGGGAACTATTCCAGGGAGTTTATCAACAATGAGAAACTTGGAGATTTTGGATTTGTCTCATAATAAACTGTCAGGAGAAATACCTCATTCTCTATTAAAACTCAGCTTTCTGTCGAATtttgatatatcatataatcaGCTGTGTGGGGAAGTCCCAAAAGGAGGTCAGTTCGATACATTCCCAGATAGAAGCTTTGACGAAAACAACGGGCTGTGTCGTGTGGGCTGTACTTGTGAATCTGAACAAACTCCGATTCATTCttcgagagagaaagagatgacAATCTTTGGCTGGCAGTTTGGAGTCGGAGCTGCAAGTGGTTTTGTTCTTACTGTCATCTGTTGCTACATGTCCGGATGGATGCTTCCGAGGccgcgaaaaagaaagaaggcaGCCGAGTTTTCTTCGATAGATTGA